From the genome of Candidozyma auris chromosome 2, complete sequence, one region includes:
- the GAC1 gene encoding protein phosphatase regulator GAC1 codes for MSTLTLAVADYFKQEPQQAANINQKLNGLNQPKAQQLQTQSSSMSDHDRLVQGRDLLSSSAPPMLPKTSPAVAIPQKLNLSYTTSSFSKSAPDLTSWSDNHDDEVDPLTKDSDVAVKLDIGEIPDSAVAPLKESAAPKIEIKSPSAEDAFSTKTEPVVPKVEPVIDTIVAEEVSDKPRSASDTMPPLRKLKSSLKLPQLHKSSSTSSLSPKSVRFASRLENVKHFKGKDSPSAVSAQNTPLGSPSFCDFDVADYFSNNSNFTDLQLDSEDSDSDSESFFKVLQHRYKISFTNFTPPQNIYDKLSCPVYLHKAVMSADKKSMVLTVMCENLAYEKNLSVKITFNNWHSTVIYNNATYVKSFSSLNFDQFKFTIPLTSLPSAINAQFCIKYSVAGSTYWDNNNSKNYSVTLTSSDKPSPKQRSKPKISSSTFEYKPPAFSQDSHSAERPASDAFAPSKSSVPYSELVTKLMHVKMDEHKKRIPLLKSNSTSNVVSTPPPKQSSQVRPKYSRSFISRTASQDSNSGSVTSPQKTSLVKKDEPSVISPSKTASSLPEKASETDPFTPRSVGAFHETQFNSNTYAALLRTYCFSGTPSANNSVANSPTGSESSLTSYYDCASPASTFHSLSDSIHI; via the coding sequence ATGTCCACCTTGACTCTTGCGGTGGCTGATTACTTCAAGCAAGAGCCGCAGCAGGCTGCAAACATCAACCAGAAGTTGAATGGATTGAACCAACCAAAAGCTCAGCAGCTCCAAACtcagctgctgctgatgctgGATCATGACCGGCTCGTCCAAGGCAGGGACCTTCTTTCGCTGTCGGCGCCTCCGATGTTGCCGAAAACATCACCGGCAGTTGCCATTCCACAAAAACTCAATTTGTCATACACGACGTCTTCGTTTTCAAAGCTGGCGCCAGACCTTACTTCGTGGCTGGATAACCACGACGACGAGGTGGATCCCTTGACCAAAGATAGCGATGTGGCGGTGAAGCTCGATATTGGTGAGATTCCCGACAGTGCGGTGGCTCCGTTGAAAGAGAGCGCAGCACCTAAAATTGAGATTAAAAGCCCATCTGCTGAAGACGCTTTTTCTACAAAGACAGAGCCCGTGGTTCCTAAAGTAGAGCCCGTCATTGACACTATCGTCGCCGAGGAAGTCTCAGACAAGCCTCGCTCTGCATCAGACACCATGCCTCCGTTGCGCAAACTCAAGCTGTCGTTAAAGCTTCCCCAGCTTCACAAGTCTAGCCTGACGTCACTGCTCTCGCCAAAACTGGTGAGGTTTGCCAGCCGCCTCGAGAATGTGAAGCATTTCAAAGGCAAGGACTCGCCCCTGGCAGTCTCCGCTCAGAACACTCCTCTTGGCTCGCCTTCCTTCTGCGACTTTGATGTGGCCGACTACTTCTCCAATAACAGCAACTTCACCGACTTGCAACTCGATCTGGAGGACTCCGACTCGGACCTGGagtccttcttcaaggtgcTCCAGCACCGCTACAAAATCAGCTTCACGAACTTCACTCCTCCTCAAAACATTTACGACAAGCTCCTGTGCCCTGTTTATTTGCACAAGGCAGTCATGTCTGCCGACAAGAAGCTGATGGTACTCACGGTGATGTGCGAGAATTTGGCATACGAGAAGAATCTCAGCGTCAAaatcaccttcaacaactggCACTCCACTGTCATTTACAACAATGCCACTTACGTGAAGTCGTTTTCATCATTGAATTTTGACCAATTCAAGTTTACCATCCCGCTCACGCTGCTTCCCAGTGCCATCAACGCCCAGTTTTGCATCAAATACTCTGTGGCCGGATCCACCTACTGGGACAACAATAATAGTAAGAACTACTCCGTCACATTGACCTCTAGCGACAAACCCTCGCCTAAGCAAAGGAGCAAGCCCAAAATTTCCCTGAGCACTTTCGAATACAAACCACCTGCTTTCTCGCAAGATTCTCATCTGGCCGAGAGACCTGCCAGTGACGCCTTCGCTCCTTCTAAAAGCTCTGTCCCTTACTCAGAATTGGTTACTAAACTCATGCATGTAAAGATGGACGAGCACAAGAAGCGCATTCCATTATTGAAGTCAAACTCGACCTCCAACGTCGTTTCAACACCACCTCCAAAGCAATCTCTGCAGGTTAGACCCAAATACTCAAGGTCGTTCATTTCGAGAACTGCATCACAAGATTCCAATAGTGGTTCTGTCACTTCACCACAAAAGACATCGCTAGTCAAGAAGGACGAACCATCGGTCATTTCACCTTCCAAGACTGCTTCGTCGTTGCCAGAGAAGGCTCTGGAGACTGATCCTTTCACACCTCGCTCCGTGGGCGCTTTCCACGAGACGCAATTCAATTCAAACACATATGCTGCCTTATTGCGCACCTATTGTTTCAGTGGCACCCCATCAGCCAACAATTCTGTTGCAAACTCTCCCACTGGGTCAGAAAGCTCCTTGACGTCGTACTACGATTGTGCTTCCCCTGCATCTACTTTCCACTCATTGAGTGATTCTATCCACATTTAA
- the GLN4 gene encoding glutamine--tRNA ligase: MSSELISKFQEIGLSEKKAKDIAKNEKVSASFVEVLDEGSVSKADEKKLNLLYNLAVDSKNNGVAPEQRKIVTRAIVDNRLKTNLQVTEALRYVAEKGDSATEDEMNAASGVGVELSRDDVKSEVLKYIESKKEEVLAKRYAGVPSLLSETKKLPSLKWAAPGDFKPVIDGIALELFGPKDERDVVKKEKKKKEPKASAKKEEKAAEPERSMFTEGFLGELHKPGENPQAFPELMKEHLEFTKGKVFTRFPPEPNGFLHIGHSKAIMVNFGYAKHFNGNCYLRFDDTNPEAEEEVYFNSIKNMVSWLGFEPWKITHSSDYFDELYELAEKLIKVDKAYVCHCTPEEVKAQRGMKPDGTLGGERFPSPYRSRSVEENLTEFRKMRDGHYKPGDAVLRMKQDIYSPNPQMWDLVAYRVLNAPHHRTGDKWRIYPTYDFTHCLVDSFENISHSLCTTEFRLSRESYEWLCDALHVYRPAQREYGRLNITGTILSKRKIAKLVNEGYVRGWDDPRLYTLEAIKRRGVPPGAILTFINTLGVTTSTTNIQVIRLESAVRSYLDNTTPRLMLLSEPLLCEVVNVDEGFGEEVEVSYKPGAEDKFGSRKVKFTKKFYIDRSDYRDETDKEYFRLAPGQPVGLMKVPYNVSVHEVIRDEAGNVTKLLVNYESGIKKKPKKYIQWVGENNVRKIKEIRMYNQLFKSENPSAHPDGFLKDINDKSEEIIRNSIIEAAGFEEILKKSPLNIGIEGSEFNINEAAGPHTVRFQALRIGYFCMDKDSSEDSVVLNRIVTLKEDAAKA, encoded by the coding sequence ATGTCTTCGGAGCTCATCAGTAAGTTCCAGGAAATCGGGCtttctgaaaagaaagccaaagacATCGCAAAAAACGAGAAAGTGTCTGCCAGCTTCGTGGAAGTTTTGGACGAAGGAAGCGTCTCCAAAGCcgatgagaagaagctcaacttGCTATACAACTTGGCTGTAGATAGCAAGAACAATGGCGTGGCGCCAGAGCAGAGAAAAATTGTCACGAGGGCAATTGTAGACAACAGATTGAAAACTAATTTGCAAGTGACCGAGGCTTTAAGATATGTTGCTGAGAAAGGTGACAGTGCTACTGAAGATGAGATGAATGCAGCTTCAGGTGTAGGAGTGGAATTGAGTCGAGACGACGTCAAAAGCGAGGTCCTCAAGTACATTGAGctgaaaaaggaagaggtTTTGGCTAAGAGGTACGCTGGGGTTCCTTCTCTCTTGAGTGAGACGAAGAAGCTTCCAAGTCTCAAATGGGCGGCGCCCGGAGACTTCAAGCCTGTCATTGATGGCATTGCCTTGGAGCTATTTGGGCCCAAAGACGAAAGAGACGTGGttaagaaggagaagaagaaaaaggagCCTAAAGCTAGCGCCaaaaaggaggagaaggccGCAGAACCTGAGAGGTCTATGTTCACAGAGGGCTTCTTGGGAGAATTGCACAAGCCAGGTGAAAACCCACAGGCGTTCCcagagttgatgaaggaaCACTTAGAGTTTACTAAGGGTAAAGTGTTCACAAGATTCCCACCGGAACCCAACGGGTTCCTCCACATTGGCCACTCGAAGGCCATCATGGTGAACTTCGGTTACGCCAAGCACTTCAACGGTAATTGTTATCTTCGTTTCGACGACACCAATCCTGAGGCCGAAGAGGAAGTCTACTTCAATTCGATAAAGAACATGGTGTCGTGGCTTGGCTTCGAGCCCTGGAAGATCACTCACTCCTCCGACTACTTTGACGAATTGTATGAGTTGGCAGAgaaattgatcaaggtCGATAAGGCGTACGTGTGCCATTGCACGCCTGAGGAGGTTAAAGCTCAAAGAGGTATGAAGCCCGACGGCACTTTGGGTGGTGAAAGATTCCCATCCCCATACCGCTCTCGATCAGTAGAGGAAAATCTTACGGAATTCAGAAAAATGAGAGATGGTCACTATAAGCCAGGTGACGCCGTGTTGAGAATGAAGCAGGACATCTACTCGCCAAACCCTCAAATGTGGGATTTGGTTGCATACCGTGTTTTGAACGCTCCACACCACAGAACCGGCGACAAGTGGAGAATTTACCCTACATACGACTTCACCCACTGTTTGGTTGATTCTTTCGAGAACATTTCTCACTCCTTGTGTACGACGGAATTCCGTCTTTCCAGAGAGAGTTACGAATGGTTATGTGACGCATTGCATGTTTATAGACCCGCCCAAAGAGAGTATGGCCGTTTGAACATCACGGGAACAATTTTgtcgaaaagaaagattgcCAAGTTGGTCAACGAGGGCTACGTGAGGGGCTGGGATGACCCTAGACTTTACACTTTGGAGGCCATCAAGCGCAGAGGTGTTCCTCCAGGTGCTATTTTGACATTCATCAATACCTTGGGTGTTACAACTTCTACAACTAATATTCAGGTGATCAGACTCGAGAGTGCTGTGAGATCTTATTTGGACAACACCACTCCAAGATTGATGCTATTGCTGGAACCTTTGTTGTGCGAAGTCGTCAACGTTGACGAGGGCTTTGGTGAAGAGGTGGAGGTTTCTTACAAGCCAGGAGCCGAGGACAAATTCGGAAGCAGAAAGGTCAAGttcaccaagaagttcTACATTGACCGTTCTGATTACAGAGACGAGACTGATAAAGAATATTTCAGATTGGCGCCAGGTCAGCCTGTTGGCTTAATGAAGGTTCCATACAATGTGTCGGTTCATGAGGTCATTAGAGACGAAGCTGGCAATGTCACCAAGTTATTGGTGAACTATGAGTCtggcatcaagaagaagccaaagaagtaCATTCAATGGGTTGGCGAGAACAACGTCaggaagatcaaggagatcagaATGTATAATCAGTTGTTCAAGAGTGAAAACCCTAGCGCACACCCAGACggctttttgaaggatattAATGACAAATCTGAGGAGATAATCAGGAACTCTATTATCGAGGCTGCTGGATTTGAggagattttgaagaagtcgCCATTGAACATCGGTATCGAAGGTTCTGAATTCAACATCAACGAGGCCGCCGGCCCTCACACAGTCAGATTCCAGGCTCTTAGAATTGGATATTTCTGCATGGACAAGGACTCCTCCGAGGACAGTGTGGTGTTGAACAGAATTGTCACATTGAAGGAAGATGCCGCAAAGGCTTGA